DNA sequence from the Selenomonas timonae genome:
GTTCAACGAGGAGCCGGTTGTGCGCGCAATCTACGCGTCACGAATCCCCGTGATCTCTGCCGTCGGGCATGAAACGGATACAACGCTTGCGGATTTCGTCAGCGACCGCCGTGCGGCAACGCCGTCACAGGCAGCGGAGTTCGCCGTCCCCGATGCTGGCGAGCTGAACCAGTATGCGGCAGGTCTCCTTGCACGTCTCCATGCGGGGCGCAGACGGGCGGTGGAGCAGCAGCGAAGTCGTCTGAGTGCACTGACGGAGCGTCCGTGGTGCAGGAATCCGACACTCCTGCTTGCCGGTGCGGCACAGCGCACAGACCGTGCGACGGAGCGGCTGCACCGTGCGGCAAAGGATGCGCGCACGAGTGCAAGGCATCGCCTGGAACTCCTGCTGAAGCGTCTGGAACTGCTGAACCCCGTCCAAATTCTCTATCGCGGATTCAGCACCGTTGAGAAGGACGGGAAAGCGGTGAGCCGCGCGAAGGATTTATCCGTGGGAGATCATTTGAAGATTACATTTGCAGACGGGAAGATCTCTGCCATCGTTGAGGCAAAGGAGAAGCAGCATGGCGCGTAAGAAAGAAATGGCGTTCGAGGATGCAATCGGCGCATTGGAGCAGATTGTCGCGGAGATTGAGACGGGGGAGCTGCCGCTTGCCGATCTCATGGCGAAGTATTCGGAGGGGATCAAGCTGTCCGACTTTTGCATGAAGTCCCTCAAACGCGCCGAGGAGACGATGGATCTTCTCGTGAAGGAGACGGCGGACGGCGTCTCCGAAGAGAAGCTGGAGATCGGAGGCTGAGATGAAGGAACTTTGGAAAGCGCGTCAGGCGCTTGTCGAGCGTGCGTTGGAGGCGGAGCTGGCGAAGACAGACATTCTGGATCCGATCCTGCGGGAGTCGATGTCATACAGCCTCATGGCGGGCGGCAAGCGCCTGCGGCCAATCCTCCTGATGGCTGCGGCGGATGCCGTGGGTGCGGACGGGACGAAGTTCCTGCCCGTTGCAGCCGCGCTCGAGATGATTCATACCTATTCGCTCATTCATGACGATCTGCCCGCGATGGACGATGACGACTATCGTCGCGGGAAGAAGACGAATCATATGGTATATGGGGACGGCATTGCCATCCTTGCGGGTGATGCTCTTCTCACGCTGGCATTCTCGGTAATCCTGCGGCAGAAGAATGTGCCCGCCGAGGCGCTCTTGCGCGTGGTGGATGAGATTAGCCGTGCGGCGGGTGCTGAGGGCATGGTCGGCGGGCAGGTATTGGATCTCAGAGCCGAGGGCGTGCGAATCACGATGGATGAGCTGCGCCGCATGCATATGGGAAAGACGGGCGCACTCTTTCACGCGGCACTGCGCAGCGGGGCGATCCTCGCGGGCGCGACGGAGAAGCAGCTTGCGGCGCTCACGGCATACGCCGACCACTTCGGGCTCGCATTCCAGATCACGGACGACATTCTCGATGTGATCGGGACGGCGGAGGACATCGGCAAGCCCGTCGGCAGTGATGAGAAGAATCACAAGTCGACCTATGTGACGCTGACCTCACTCGCCGAGGCGCAGGAGCTTGCGCGCCGCACGGTGGAGGAGGCGACTGATGCACTCGCCGTAT
Encoded proteins:
- the xseB gene encoding exodeoxyribonuclease VII small subunit — its product is MARKKEMAFEDAIGALEQIVAEIETGELPLADLMAKYSEGIKLSDFCMKSLKRAEETMDLLVKETADGVSEEKLEIGG
- a CDS encoding polyprenyl synthetase family protein: MKELWKARQALVERALEAELAKTDILDPILRESMSYSLMAGGKRLRPILLMAAADAVGADGTKFLPVAAALEMIHTYSLIHDDLPAMDDDDYRRGKKTNHMVYGDGIAILAGDALLTLAFSVILRQKNVPAEALLRVVDEISRAAGAEGMVGGQVLDLRAEGVRITMDELRRMHMGKTGALFHAALRSGAILAGATEKQLAALTAYADHFGLAFQITDDILDVIGTAEDIGKPVGSDEKNHKSTYVTLTSLAEAQELARRTVEEATDALAVFGAEADFLRELVAYLVNRKQ